From the Rhodothalassiaceae bacterium genome, one window contains:
- the cycM gene encoding cytochrome c family protein: MAWDIMEVNKVAAGVLVAALVAKLGGWFADELIEPETPEKPAYAVAVAEEAAPAAETAAPAAGPSLAERLAAASPEKGAKIFGKCAACHTIGEGEPNRIGPNLHGIVGAPVAHRSDFAYSDAVKNHGGTWTYEMLDRWIEDPRTTIPGNKMAFAGIRRPQDRADLIAFLRANTPNPPPLPAPEQPVAAADAEAAGG; this comes from the coding sequence ATGGCGTGGGACATCATGGAGGTGAACAAGGTGGCGGCCGGCGTTCTCGTGGCCGCGCTGGTCGCAAAGCTCGGCGGCTGGTTCGCCGACGAGCTCATCGAGCCCGAGACGCCCGAGAAGCCGGCCTATGCCGTGGCGGTGGCCGAGGAGGCGGCGCCGGCGGCCGAGACGGCCGCACCCGCGGCCGGCCCCTCGCTGGCGGAACGTCTCGCCGCGGCCTCGCCCGAGAAGGGGGCGAAGATCTTCGGCAAATGCGCCGCCTGCCACACCATCGGCGAGGGCGAGCCGAACCGCATCGGCCCCAATCTTCACGGCATCGTCGGGGCGCCCGTCGCGCACCGGTCCGACTTCGCCTATTCGGACGCGGTCAAGAACCACGGCGGCACCTGGACCTACGAGATGCTCGACCGCTGGATCGAGGATCCGCGCACCACGATCCCCGGCAACAAGATGGCGTTCGCCGGCATCAGGCGCCCGCAGGACCGGGCGGATCTGATCGCCTTCCTCAGGGCCAACACGCCCAACCCGCCGCCGCTGCCGGCGCCCGAGCAGCCGGTGGCTGCGGCCGACGCGGAGGCGGCGGGCGGCTGA
- the pepN gene encoding aminopeptidase, with product MRAAWMRPVRGLKILFVAALAAGMLAACGKTPEKAGAPAAGEEAVPTGQLGREVAPVHYDLALTIDPRKERFSGRVEIAVNIASPTKLIWIHGRHLAVQDAAVVQGGRRIPASYREVHETGVARLDLAEPVEAGAATIEIAYDAPFNDALEGLYKVVDGGEPYAFTQFEATSARLAFPGFDEPSFKVPFTIAVTAPSGMVVISNTPETGTEDAGDGMTRHLFQETKPLPTYLIAFAVGRLDVVEGEPLPPTDVRDRPVPLRAIATRGKGARLAYALANTRPLVETLERYFGVPYPYAKLDLIAVPDFAAGAMENAGAITFREQLLLIDDDSPFQLKRAFKSVAAHELAHQWFGDLVTPKWWDDIWLNESFATWMGNKAVSKAFPEDGFENGILSGALGVMQADALASARQIRQPIESNHDIATAFDGITYQKGAAVLAMFESYVGEEPFRRGIQEHMRRFAHGVADVDDFLDSLAAGSGHPEIKDAFSSFLFQPGVPLVIAERRCKENAAPEIRLSQRRYLPIGSRAPGDALWRIPVCLRAKGADGDLRQCSLLAAREGRISPEMPGCPAAVMPNADATGYYRFALDRAATADLIAAFGWLDARERQAFYSSLSAAFRSGDADTASLVEAMRKAAADSARAVVTAPMGDLRLFHERLAQTEAAKKAVRDLAAALYRARAEAIGLVGRPDEPADRRLLRPAVIGLMADLVRDAELRAGLAEAGAAYVEAGRPDPRRLDPGLLGLAVTVAVEEKGAAFADALLEKALASRDGFFRQVAFGALADSPDPALAEKMRALILDERLRDNEAIQIAYTLASEDVHREATWRWLQANLDAFVKRIPTWRQGAVVNVGAGFCDRAHARALEAFFADKVAHLEGGPRELAQAVERIELCAALKEAKADEVTAFFTAAGN from the coding sequence ATGCGCGCAGCCTGGATGAGACCCGTCCGGGGGCTGAAGATCCTGTTCGTGGCGGCGCTTGCGGCCGGGATGCTGGCCGCCTGCGGGAAGACGCCGGAGAAGGCCGGTGCGCCGGCGGCCGGCGAGGAGGCGGTCCCGACCGGCCAGCTCGGCCGCGAGGTCGCACCCGTACACTACGATCTGGCGCTGACCATCGACCCGCGCAAGGAGCGCTTTTCCGGGCGGGTCGAAATCGCCGTCAACATCGCTTCCCCCACCAAGCTCATCTGGATCCACGGCCGGCATCTCGCGGTCCAGGACGCGGCGGTGGTCCAGGGCGGCCGGCGGATTCCCGCAAGCTACCGGGAGGTGCACGAGACCGGCGTCGCCCGCCTCGATCTCGCCGAGCCGGTGGAGGCGGGGGCGGCCACCATCGAGATCGCCTATGACGCGCCCTTCAACGATGCGCTGGAGGGGCTCTACAAGGTCGTCGACGGCGGCGAGCCCTACGCCTTCACCCAGTTCGAGGCGACCTCCGCGCGGCTCGCCTTCCCGGGCTTCGACGAGCCGTCCTTCAAGGTGCCCTTCACGATCGCGGTGACGGCGCCCTCCGGGATGGTCGTCATCTCCAACACGCCGGAGACCGGCACCGAGGATGCGGGAGACGGCATGACCCGCCATCTCTTCCAGGAGACGAAGCCGCTGCCGACCTATCTGATCGCCTTCGCCGTCGGGCGGCTCGACGTCGTGGAGGGCGAGCCGCTGCCGCCCACCGATGTCCGCGACCGGCCGGTGCCGCTGCGCGCGATCGCGACCCGGGGCAAGGGTGCGCGTCTCGCCTATGCGCTCGCCAACACGCGCCCGCTGGTCGAGACGCTCGAGCGCTATTTCGGCGTGCCCTATCCCTACGCCAAGCTCGATCTCATCGCCGTGCCGGATTTCGCCGCCGGCGCCATGGAGAACGCGGGGGCCATCACCTTCCGCGAGCAGCTGCTGCTCATCGACGACGACAGCCCCTTCCAGCTCAAGCGCGCCTTCAAGTCGGTGGCCGCCCACGAGCTGGCGCACCAGTGGTTCGGCGATCTCGTCACGCCGAAGTGGTGGGACGACATCTGGCTGAACGAATCCTTCGCCACATGGATGGGCAACAAGGCTGTGTCCAAGGCCTTTCCGGAGGACGGCTTCGAGAACGGCATCCTGAGCGGCGCGCTCGGCGTGATGCAGGCCGATGCGCTCGCGAGTGCGCGGCAGATCCGCCAGCCGATCGAATCCAACCACGACATCGCCACCGCCTTCGACGGCATCACCTATCAGAAGGGCGCGGCGGTGCTGGCCATGTTCGAATCCTATGTCGGCGAGGAGCCCTTCCGGCGCGGCATCCAGGAGCACATGCGCCGCTTCGCCCACGGGGTCGCGGACGTCGACGACTTCCTCGACTCGCTCGCCGCGGGCTCGGGCCATCCCGAGATCAAGGACGCCTTCTCGAGCTTCCTGTTCCAGCCGGGCGTGCCGCTCGTGATCGCGGAACGCCGCTGCAAGGAGAACGCGGCGCCGGAGATCCGGCTCTCCCAGCGCCGCTATCTGCCCATCGGCTCGCGCGCCCCGGGCGATGCGCTGTGGCGGATTCCGGTCTGCCTGCGGGCGAAGGGTGCGGACGGCGATCTGCGCCAGTGCAGCCTGCTCGCCGCGCGCGAAGGCCGCATCAGCCCCGAGATGCCGGGCTGCCCGGCCGCCGTGATGCCCAACGCCGATGCCACCGGCTACTACCGCTTCGCCCTCGATCGGGCCGCCACCGCAGATCTCATCGCCGCCTTCGGCTGGCTCGACGCGCGCGAGCGCCAGGCCTTCTACTCCTCGCTCTCGGCGGCGTTCCGCTCGGGCGATGCGGATACCGCCTCGCTCGTGGAGGCGATGCGCAAGGCGGCCGCCGATTCCGCGCGCGCGGTCGTGACCGCGCCGATGGGCGATCTGAGGCTCTTCCACGAACGCCTGGCGCAGACCGAGGCCGCGAAGAAGGCCGTGCGCGATCTCGCCGCGGCGCTCTACCGGGCGCGCGCCGAGGCGATCGGCCTCGTCGGCCGGCCGGACGAGCCCGCCGACCGTCGCCTGCTGAGGCCCGCCGTGATCGGGCTCATGGCCGATCTCGTGCGCGATGCGGAGCTCCGCGCCGGACTGGCGGAGGCCGGTGCGGCCTATGTCGAGGCCGGGCGGCCGGATCCGCGCCGACTCGATCCAGGGCTCCTCGGCCTGGCCGTCACCGTCGCGGTGGAAGAGAAGGGCGCGGCCTTTGCGGATGCGCTGCTCGAGAAGGCGCTCGCCTCGCGCGACGGCTTCTTCCGCCAGGTCGCCTTCGGGGCGCTGGCGGACTCGCCCGATCCCGCGCTCGCCGAGAAGATGCGCGCGCTCATCCTCGACGAGCGGCTGCGCGACAACGAGGCGATCCAGATCGCCTACACCCTCGCCTCGGAGGATGTCCACCGCGAGGCGACGTGGCGGTGGCTGCAGGCCAACCTGGACGCCTTCGTCAAGCGCATTCCGACGTGGCGGCAGGGAGCGGTCGTCAATGTCGGCGCCGGCTTCTGCGATCGCGCGCATGCGCGTGCGCTCGAGGCGTTCTTCGCCGACAAGGTCGCGCATCTGGAAGGCGGGCCGCGCGAGCTCGCGCAGGCGGTGGAGCGCATCGAGCTGTGCGCGGCGCTCAAGGAGGCGAAAGCGGACGAGGTCACCGCCTTCTTCACCGCGGCCGGCAACTAG